One genomic segment of Osmia bicornis bicornis chromosome 16, iOsmBic2.1, whole genome shotgun sequence includes these proteins:
- the LOC114872259 gene encoding non-homologous end-joining factor 1-like, producing the protein MDFPQSNKGLVWNKLKINDEVYMISATQKDDTIEILLTNFIQIWIEKFTDKISLDRCRELNPLLNVEALNCKEIILNILSDIPKHIVEASPEQIKLRVKLEGGFMKFALNLIKGTPEDFWKFVTKPLCISSMEIIRQHKFLLDLVKKKDEEIAEYKAEGAELIRKNIETKPFMEEQLRTVISSANTDDYTNMFQTITNFYNAHLQKHNESSVKSSDDKVKEEQNISSQDGAEPSEGVISEGSTPIKTKTSPSKSKKQKKNTDNDEEIINKTRNANMAYRPTKKLKKGVPSSIL; encoded by the exons atggattTTCCGCAATCCAATAAAGGGCTAGTCTGGAACAAATTAAAGATAAATGATGAAGTATATATGATCTCTGCTACTCAGAAGGATGatacaattgaaattttgttgactaattttattcaaatctGGATAGAGAAATTCACAGATAAAATTAGTTTAGACAGATGCCGG GAATTAAATCCACTTCTGAATGTTGAAGCTCTTAATtgtaaagaaattatattaaacattTTGAGTGATATACCAAAACATATTGTTGAGGCATCTCCTGAACAAATTAAATTGCGTGTTAAACTGGAAGGGGGTTTCATGAAATTTGctctaaatttaataaaaggaACACCTGAagatttttggaaatttgtAACTAAACCATTATGTATATCATCAATGGAAATTATTCGTCAGCACAAATTTCTTCTAGACTTAGTAAAGAAGAAGGATGAAGAAATTGCTGAATACAAAGCTGAAGGAGCTGAATTGATAAgaa AGAATATTGAAACAAAACCTTTTATGGAAGAGCAACTCAGAACAGTTATTTCCAGTGCAAATACTGATGATTACACAAATATGTTTcaaacaataacaaatttttataatgcaCATTTACAGAAACATAATGAATCTTCTGTAAAAAGTAGTGATGATAAAGTAAAAGAGGAACAGAACATTTCTAGTCAAGATGGTGCTGAACCATCTGAAGGTGTTATAAGTGAAGGTTCTACACCTATAAAGACAAAAACTTCACCTTCCAAAAGTAAGAAGcagaaaaaaaatacagaTAATGATGAAGAAATCATTAATAAGACAAGAAATGCAAATATGGCATACAGGCCTActaaaaagttaaaaaaaggTGTGCCTAGTTCTATATTGTAA
- the LOC114872253 gene encoding LOW QUALITY PROTEIN: uncharacterized protein LOC114872253 (The sequence of the model RefSeq protein was modified relative to this genomic sequence to represent the inferred CDS: substituted 1 base at 1 genomic stop codon), giving the protein MEVSKTQKKYKHYTCLCVSVMGQRRFRISMGALIPSPEAGDASVMIPKMKKCTAISDDPSKSFVSTSERNVINRSTLMSASNYDSINDAKNAAYEQMVLMEDGVLDEMSTSTIHDQCQFPYYRSSKNRGRFPDAVLVKDVGVSCMLSDRNASTVHVPDTKTIVKQLKKEYNDISNITNKITMYTKDILRHLKNKNKRKHRLLQHLISSKHVIASQYIDNTGNLCLKLRLFSNAETQCTPQNIKDVDNVFRDKCVTKKQRCKHCNYHKFIINYYLIQKKXSNQVISLIYVANSRKSCKNQTACQESTRSKLEKDIQTEILKENVEISTTNSSAPSTSSIYNYLTMRKRKTPSGKFNPVSTKLNDIHKHWNHKNCGSNKDHKEHLKRCEPVIFTNWKEISKSKQSKIKASSVISDESEEMTNTKKPTLQKSLLNYDMINNVPNTMFHTINIRIVEQSKKHV; this is encoded by the exons ATGGAAGTTTCAAAAACTCAAAAGAAGTACAAGCACTACACATGCCTCTGTGTATCAGTTATGGGGCAGAGAAGATTTAGAATATCG ATGGGTGCCCTTATCCCTTCTCCGGAAGCAGGAGATGCATCAGTTATGATAccaaaaatgaagaaatgcACTGCTATTTCTGACGATCCCTCTAAGAGTTTTGTTTCTACATCAGAGAGAAATGTAATTAATCGAAGTACTTTGATGTCTGCATCAAATTATGATTCCATTAATGATGCGAAAAATGCTGCGTACGAACAGATGGTTTTAATGGAAGATGGTGTTTTAGATGAAATGAGCACTTCTACTATTCACGATCAATGCCAGTTTCCATACTACAG GAGTAGTAAAAACAGAGGCAGATTTCCAGATGCAGTTTTGGTAAAGGATGTTGGTGTATCGTGTATGCTTTCAGATCGGAATGCCTCTACTGTACATGTTCCTGACACTAAAACCATTGTTAAACAGCTTAAGAAAGAATATAACGATATATCTAATATTACAAACAAAATCACTATGTATACGAAAGACATCTTAAGgcatttgaaaaataaaaataaaagaaaacatcGGTTACTTCAACATCTG ATATCTTCGAAACATGTAATTGCCTCACAGTATATAGATAATACAGGGAAcctttgtttaaaattaagGCTTTTCAGTAATGCCGAAACACAATGTACTCcacaaaatattaaagatgTTGACAATGTATTCAGAGACAAATGTGTTACAAAGAAGCAGCGCTGTAAACACTGTAATTAtcataaatttataataaattattatttgatacAGAAGAAATGATCAAATCAAGTTATTAGTCTTATTTATGTAGCTAATAGTCgaaaatcgtgtaaaaatCAAACCGCATGTCAGGAAAGTACAAGATCAAAACTTGAGAAGGATATTCAAACAGAAATTCTAAAAGAAAATGTGGAAATAAGTACAACAAATTCATCAGCACCCAGCACTTCGTccatttacaattatttaacaatgagaaaaaggaaaactCCAAGTGGAAAGTTTAATCCTGTATCAACGAAGCTAAATGACATACATAAACATTGGAATCATAAAAATTGCGGTAGTAATAAAGATCATAAGGAGCATTTAAAAAGGTGCGAACCAGTGATATTTACTAACtggaaagaaatttcaaaatctaaGCAATCTAAAATTAAAGCATCGTCTGTTATTTCTGATGAATCAGAAGAAATG ACAAACACAAAAAAGCCAACATTGCAGAAATCACTGCTCAATTATGATATGATTAATAATGTACCCAATACCATGTTCCATACTATTAATATTCGAATTGTAGAACAGAGTAAGAAACATGTAtaa
- the LOC114872249 gene encoding alpha-aminoadipic semialdehyde synthase, mitochondrial, which yields MKILQLCKSQSNKTCSFLMTQTTMSSVRYVNTLKGKIIAIRREDQSVWERRAPLAPANVRRLIRAGVKVIVQPSNRRAYPAQSYQAAGALLQEDISSASVIFGVKQVPVDQLISNKTYCFFSHTIKAQESNMPLLDAILEKNIRLLDYEKLTDDNGQRVVAFGKYAGVAGMVNILHGLGLRLLALGHHTPFMHIGPAHNYRDSSMARQSIRDAGYEIALGAMPKSIGPLTFIFTGSGNVSQGGQEVFQELPHEYVPPEMLRKVAEHGDPTKIYGCEVRRRHHLERKEGGGFDPDEYDKYPDRYISTFSKKIASYASVIINGIYWAVDSPKLLTIPDAKYLLRPAYTPWLPTSVGAPALPHRMLAICDISADPGGSIEFMNECTTIDTPFCLYDADRNKDTKSFKGPGVLVCSIDNMPTQLPKESTDFFGNLLYPYAVDIIKSDARVPLEEHNFTPAVHDAIIASNGRLTSNFEYIQELRLLNQRSKHKADNSELQNKKVVVLGAGYVSAPLVEYLHRDSKIHLMVASQLKEEADVLANKYPGVESVLLNVLERPDTLKDIVETADVVVSLLPYSLHHVIGDVCIKAKTHLVTASYTNEDVKALHDQAVAADVTILNEVGLDPGIDHLLALECFDNVRQAGGKIESFVSWCGGLPAPECSSNPLRYKFSWSPRGVLLNTMAPAKFYHDKQVVEIQPGGDLMSAAQDLDFLPGFALEGFPNRDSTIYKDLYGISNASTMLRGTLRFKGFCNTIKALQYLGLTDPKPHPCLHPNGPDITWRVLICNLLGLANDNIFYENLKRKLAEMLNSEESVQAIEELGLLEEDLVLKLNTPLDTLTHYLSKKLCYEPNERDLVILRHDIGILWPDSRREVRGINLVVYGDVEGYSAMARTVGYPTAIAVKMILDGEIQQRGVILPFTPDIYRPMLNRLKTEGIEFFETSKWL from the exons ATGAAGATTTTACAACTATGCAAAAGCCAGTCCAACAAAACATGTTCTTTTTTAATGACACAGACTACTATGTCTTCAGTGCGTTACGTGAAT ACTTTGAAGGGTAAAATAATAGCAATTAGAAGAGAAGATCAATCGGTATGGGAAAGAAGAGCTCCTTTAGCACCCGCAAATGTTCGCCGATTAATCAGAGCAGGTGTCAAAGTAATCGTTCAACCTAGCAACAGAAGAGCATATCCTGCACAGTCTTATCAAGCTGCAGGTGCTTTATTGCAAGAAGATATCAGTTCTGCCTCTGTGATTTTTGGAGTGAAACAAGTTCCTGTGGATCAACTTATATCTAATAAGACTTACTGCTTCTTTTCTCATACTATCAAAGCACAAGAAAGTAATATGCCACTGTTGGATGCAATTCTCGAAAAAAACATACGTTTGTTagattatgaaaaattaacggATGACAATGGACAGAGGGTAGTTGCTTTTGGAAAATATGCTGGTGTAGCTGGCATGGTGAACATATTACATGGACTTGGATTAAGATTACTTGCATTGGGGCATCATACACCGTTTATG caCATAGGTCCAGCCCATAATTACAGAGATTCTTCGATGGCAAGGCAGTCAATAAGAGATGCAGGATACGAAATAGCATTAGGAGCCATGCCAAAATCTATTGGGCCATTGACCTTCATCTTCACTGGCAGTGGCAACGTTAGCCAAGGTGGCCAGGAGGTCTTCCAAGAACTTCCTCATGAATATGTTCCACCCGAAATGTTGAGAAAAGTAGCCGAACATGGCG aCCCAACAAAGATATACGGGTGCGAGGTAAGAAGGAGGCATCACTTAGAACGGAAAGAAGGAGGTGGTTTTGACCCTGACGAATATGACAAGTACCCTGACAGATATATTTCCACTTTCAGCAAAAAGATTGCATCGTACGCCTCGGTGATAATCAATGGCATATACTGGGCCGTTGATTCGCCGAAATTATTAACTATACCTGATGCTAAATATTTATTGAGACCTGCTTACACTCCTTGGCTACCAACGAGTGTTGGGGCTCCTGCTTTACCCCATAGAATGCTAGCTATCTGTGATATATCTGCGGATCCTGGAGGCAGTATTGA attcATGAACGAGTGCACAACCATTGACACGCCATTTTGTTTATACGATGCTGACCGTAACAAGGACACGAAATCCTTCAAAGGGCCTGGAGTACTAGTCTGTTCCATCGACAATATGCCGACACAACTTCCAAAAGAATCGACTGATTTCTTTGGAAACCTTTTATATCCTTATGCCGTCGACATTATTAAATCAGATGCAAGAGTGCCATTGGAAGAACACAATTTCACTCCAGCTGTACACGATGCCATAATCGCATCCAATGGACGATTGACCTCTAATTTCGAATATATTCAAGAACTAAGATTGCTGAATCAACGTAGTAAACACAAGGCGGATAATAGTGAACTACAAAACAAGAAG GTCGTTGTCCTGGGTGCAGGATACGTCTCAGCTCCCCTAGTTGAATATTTACATAGGGACAGTAAAATACATTTAATGGTAGCATCTCAATTAAAAGAAGAGGCTGATGTATTAGCAAATAAGTATCCCGGTGTGGAATCAGTTTTATTGAACGTATTGGAACGACCTGACACTTTGAAGGACATCGTTGAGACTGCGGATGTGGTGGTTTCGTTGCTACCCTATTCCCTGCATCATGTTATTGGGGATGTGTGTATCAAGGCAAAAACTCACCTAGTCACAGCGAGTTATACCAATGAAGATGTCAAAGCTTTACACGACCA GGCTGTAGCAGCGGACGTAACTATACTCAACGAAGTAGGATTAGATCCTGGTATAGACCACCTATTAGCATTAGAATGTTTCGACAACGTAAGGCAAGCTGGTGGTAAAATAGAATCGTTCGTGTCCTGGTGTGGTGGTTTACCAGCACCGGAATGTTCCAGCAATCCTTTGCGATATAAATTCAGTTGGTCACCCCGTGGGGTATTGTTAAACACCATGGCACCAGCGAAATTCTATCATGATAAACAG GTTGTTGAAATTCAACCAGGAGGAGATCTCATGTCTGCTGCCCAGGATTTAGACTTTTTACCTGGTTTCGCATTGGAAGGTTTCCCAAACCGAGATAGCACAATTTACAAAGACTTATATGGGATTAGCAATGCTAGTACAATGTTGAGGGGTACATTGAGATTCAAAGGTTTTTGTAACACCATAAAAGCGTTACAATATCTCGGACTTACTGATCCTAAACCACATCCATGTCTACACCCAAATGGTCCAGATATTACATGG aGGGTGCTTATATGTAATTTACTTGGCTTAGCAAACGACAACATATTCTATGAAAATCTGAAAAGGAAATTGGCAGAAATGCTGAATTCTGAAGAAAGTGTACAGGCAATTGAGGAGTTAGGTCTTCTTGAAGAAGATTTGGTGCTGAAATTAAATACACCCCTCGACACACTCACACATTACTTGTCGAAAAAATTGTGCTACGAGCCTAATGAACGTGATCTAGTAATTTTAAGGCATGACATTGGCATACTCTGGCCAGATAGTAGAAGAGAGGTCAGGGGAATTAATTTAGTGGTGTATGGAGATGTAGAAGGATATTCTGCTATGGCACGAACTGTTGGATATCCAACTGCTATTGCAGTTAAAATGATTCTTGACG GTGAAATTCAACAGAGAGGCGTGATTCTTCCATTTACTCCAGACATCTATCGACCCATGCTCAACCGACTAAAAACCGAAGGAATAGAATTTTTCGAGACATCGAAATGGTTGTAA
- the LOC114872251 gene encoding general transcription factor IIF subunit 1, with amino-acid sequence MTTPVAPKVPVAASVQEFSIRVPKNNKKKHNVMRFNATLNVDFSKWSQVKMERENNMKEYKGVEEEMPKFGAGSEFGRDAREEARRKKFGITSRKYKPEDQPWILKSGGKTGKKFKGIREGGVSENAAYYVFTHASDGAIEAFPLHEWYNFQPIQRYKALSAEEAEQEFSRRNKVMNYFSLMLRKRLRNDEEGADDEEMIEGGKGKKPGKKEKELKISEMDEWMDSDDDDSNSNDDETKKNSEEEEDLKKKKKAKANSQKKKKKNASDDEAFEESDDGDEEGRECDYISDSSDSESELEQQKEIKSVVEEDALRKLLASDEDEDDEEQADKKDGDEDKDEDDENKEKEDKDKDKTSKDTDKKKDKKKKKKLAKKKDLKKLGSGKDSSSDFSSDSGSDSDAVKEKDNKKSNSAHSSRSATPTPAGISDSMKRKQSGSPDLSQSKKLKLENSNLVPLTAYIPGASESGISEDAVRRYLMRKPMTTTELLQKFKSKKTGLTSEQLVNVMTQILKKINPTKQTIKNKMYLSIKTQSN; translated from the exons ATGACTACACCTGTAGCTCCAAAG GTACCAGTTGCAGCCTCTGTACAGGAATTCAGTATTCGAGTACCAAA aaataataaaaagaagcaTAATGTGATGCGTTTTAACGCGACATTAAACGtcgatttttcaaaatggTCCCAAGTAAAAATGGAACGCGAAAATAACATGAAGGAGTACAAAGGAGTGGAAGAAGAAATGCCAAAATTTGGAGCTGGATCTGAGTTTGGCAGAGACGCGAGAGAAGAAGCCAGAAGAAAAAAGTTTGGTATCACTAGCAGAAAGTATAAACCAGAAGATCAGCCATGGATATTAAAATCCGGAGGAAAAACCGGGAAAAAGTTTAAAGGTATCAGAGAAGGTGGTGTGAGCGAAAATGCCGCATATTATGTCTTCACACATGCTTCTGATGGAGCCATAGAGGCTTTCCCATTACACGAATG GTATAACTTTCAACCAATCCAAAGATACAAAGCATTAAGTGCCGAGGAAGCGGAGCAAGAATTTAGTCGTAGAAATAAagtaatgaattatttttcattgatgTTGCGTAAAAGACTTAGAAACGATGAAGAGGGTGCAGATGATGAAGAAATGATAGAGGGTGGAAAGGGTAAAAAACCAGGtaaaaaagagaaggagtTAAAAATATCCGAAATGGATGAATGGATGGACAGCGATGACGATGACTCGAATAGTAATGATGATGAAACTAAGAAAAACtcggaagaagaagaggatcttaaaaagaagaaaaaagccAAAG CTAATTcccagaaaaagaaaaagaagaatgcTTCAGACGATGAAGCATTTGAAGAAAGCGATGATGGAGACGAAGAAGGCAGAGAATGTGATTATATTTCCGATTCCTCGGATTCCGAATCAGAATTGGAACAACAGAAGGAAATCAAGTCTGTTGTAGAAGAAGATGCATTAAGAAAATTGCTTGCATCTGATGAAGACGAGGATGATGAAGAACAGGCGGATAAAAAGGATGGTGATGAAGATAAGGACGAAgatgatgaaaataaagagaaagaagataAA GATAAAGATAAGACTAGTAAAGATACAGACAAgaagaaagataaaaagaagaagaaaaaattagcTAAGAAAAAAGATTTGAAGAAACTTGGGTCTGGAAAGGATTCTTCTAGCGATTTCTCTAGTGATTCAGGATCAGACTCTGATGCAGTAAAGGagaaagataataaaaaatcaaatagTGCACATAGTTCAAGATCTGCAACGCCTACACCTGCTGGAATATCTGATTCTATGAAGAGAAAACAATCTGGTTCTCCAGATTTATCACAGTCAAAGAAATTGAAGTTAGAGAATAGCAATCTAGTACCACTAACTGCTTACATTCCAGGAGCTAG TGAATCTGGAATCTCGGAAGATGCGGTCAGGCGTTACCTTATGCGTAAACCAATGACAACAACCGAACTCTTACAAAAGTTTAAATCCAAGAAAACAGGTCTTACTTCTGAACAGTTAGTTAATGTAATGACTCAGATACTGAAAAAGATTAATCCGACCAAACAaacgataaaaaataaaatgtacttGTCTATAAAAACACAATCCAATTGA
- the LOC114872265 gene encoding ER lumen protein-retaining receptor produces MNIFRLLGDLSHLLAIIILLLKIWKTRSCAGISGKSQILFAIVYTTRYLDLITTYISAYNTFMKVIFIATSFAIVFLMYVKFKATYDHNHDTFRIEFLILPTLALALLINHEFTVVEVLWTFSIYLESVAILPQLFLVSKTGEAESITSHYLFALGSYRGLYLLNWVYRYYAEHHYDLIAIVAGLVQTVLYCDFFYLYITKVLKGKKLQLPA; encoded by the exons ATGAACATATTTCGACTGTTAGGTGACTTATCGCATCTTCTTGCGATTATCATTCTTCTTCTCAAAATATGGAAAACGCGGAGCTGTGCCG GTATCAGTGGCAAATcgcaaattttatttgcaattgtATATACAACACGTTATCTagatttgataacaacatacATTTCAGCGTATAATACATTTATGAAagttatttttattgcaacATCATTTGCTATTGTTTTCTTAATGTATGTGAAATTTAAAGCTACATATGACCATAATCATGATACATTTAG aatcgaatttttaattcttcccACTTTGGCGTTGGCATTATTAATCAACCATGAATTTACAGTGGTGGAAGTTCTATGGACATTCAGCATTTATTTGGAATCTGTAGCAATATTGCCACAATTATTTTTGGTATCAAAGACAGGTGAAGCAGAAAGTATCACGAGTCATTATCTTTTTGCTTTGGGATCATACAGAGGCTTGTATCTGTTAAACTGGGTCTACCGTTACTATGCAGAACATCACTATGACTTAATTGCAATTGTTGCTGGTTTAGTACAAACTGTTCTTTATTGTGATTTCTTTTATCTTTATATTACCAAAGTACTCAAAGGCAAGAAGTTACAACTACCAGCTTAG
- the LOC114872258 gene encoding DNA polymerase subunit gamma-2, mitochondrial — translation MNITRVLKELSPHFISLTEQGLMYGPQGKMIVKNLEEHWFLHCVTMSPYNIFLSDEYSDTLDFITKTATSDIPFGLARVKSCKDSWNRDILTRFKLNLHKIAEIAIFNNDTETKDLFHTVQKQRKIWWRRLAQYPSRFVLTEVKKAKNHDLIDIEAQFPFGNITVERITHYMDIQKLFPQIDNKQVSEQQMIEHTVSLDWGCLALLCDTYDISKKTKMHIHSKLAPHKIAFRIKRPSNDANVQNNDLNRFVLYLNNMLKTKGMNTILTTSEQIIDTCLVPFIVSVDETSLENGIIYVMDRSTTLSESVHITDLVNHISMRC, via the exons ATGAATATAACTCGTGTATTAAAAGAATTAAGCCCACATTTCATTAGTCTTACAGAACAAGGACTTATGTATGGGCCACAAGGTAAAATGATAGTAAAAAATCTCGAAGAGCATTGGTTTTTACATTGTGTTACAATGTCGCCTTATAACATATTCTTATCGGATGAATATAGCGATACCTTAGATTTTATTACTAAGACCGCGACAAGCGATATACCGTTTGGATTAGCTAGAGTGAAAAGCTGCAAAGATAGTTGGAATCGGGATATATTAACTAGATTCAAATTAAACTTACACAAAATCGCTGAAATAGCTATTTTTAACAACGATACAGAAACCAAAGATTTATTTCATACGGTACAAAAGCAACGTAAAATTTGGTGGCGCAGATTGGCTCAATATCCTTCTCGATTCGTACTTACAGAAGTGAAAAAAGCAAAAAATCATGACCTAATAGATATTGAAGCACAATTTCCATTTGGTAATATTACTGTGGAAAGGATAACTCACTATATGGACATTCAAAAACTATTTCCTCAG ATTGATAATAAACAAGTTTCTGAACAACAAATGATTGAACATACGGTATCTTTAGACTGGGGTTGTCTAGCACTACTTTGCGATACTTATGATATAAGTAAAAAAACTAAGATGCATATTCATTCCAAACTAGCACCACATAAAATTGCATTTCGTATAAAAAGACCAAGTAACGACGCGAACGTTCAAAATAATGATTTAAATCGCTTTgtactttatttaaataatatgctAAAAACAAAAGGCATGAATACTATATTAACCACTTCAGAACAAATTATAGATACGTGCTTGGTTCCTTTTATAGTTTCAGTTGATGAGACTAGTCTTGAAAATggcattatatatgtaatggACAGATCGACAACTCTTAGCGAATCAGTTCATATAACCGATTTAGTAAACCATATAAGTATGCGATGTTAA
- the LOC114872266 gene encoding glutamyl-tRNA(Gln) amidotransferase subunit C, mitochondrial, with amino-acid sequence MEFIRYIRRLKTCAFSLRALNTCSRRYCASSPIKEQVEADTSAPVINQNTINKLEQLSLLNFNHEDSFSILEGAIKFTEDLRIAEIDEKVEPMYSPSEKESVPLREDRVEPNASRKEILKNAAVLEEEYFVAPLNKIS; translated from the coding sequence ATGGAATTTATTCGATATATTCGGAGGCTAAAAACTTGTGCTTTTTCATTAAGGGCTCTAAACACGTGTTCTCGTCGTTATTGTGCGTCAAGTCCTATCAAAGAACAAGTAGAGGCTGATACATCTGCGCCAGTTATAAAtcaaaatacaataaataaattggaaCAATTGTCTTTGCTTAACTTTAACCACGAAGACagtttttctattttagaaGGTGCGATTAAGTTTACAGAAGATTTACGTATCGCAGAAATCGACGAAAAAGTTGAACCTATGTATAGTCCATCTGAAAAAGAATCTGTTCCTTTGCGAGAAGATCGCGTAGAACCTAACGCAtctagaaaagaaattttaaaaaatgctgctGTCTTAGAAGAAGAATATTTTGTAGCAccattgaataaaatttcataa